The following are encoded together in the Zingiber officinale cultivar Zhangliang chromosome 8A, Zo_v1.1, whole genome shotgun sequence genome:
- the LOC122009356 gene encoding dnaJ protein ERDJ3B-like yields the protein MPTPARGLLLLLALVLAHALCALGGKNYYDVLQVPKGASEEQIKRAYRKLALKYHPDKNQGNEEANMKFAEINNAYEVLSDDEKRKIYDRYGEEGLKQHAAGGGRGQGMNIQDIFSSFFGGGPREEEEEAIPKGDDVVVELDATLEDLYMGGTLKIWREKNVIKSAPGKRRCNCKNEVYHKQIAPGMFQQMTELVCEECPNVKFVREGFFLTVDIEKGMQDGQEVMFYEDGEPKIDGEAGDLKFRIRTAPHDRFKREGNDLHMTVTIKLLEALVGFEKAIQHLDGHPVEIGSKGITKPKEIRKFKGEGMPLHLNTKKGDLYVTYEVLFPKSLTEDQKTKIKAALS from the exons ATGCCGACTCCGGCGAgaggcctcctcctcctccttgcctTGGTCCTCGCCCACGCTCTTTGCGCGCTCGGAGG GAAGAATTATTACGACGTGTTGCAGGTGCCGAAGGGTGCTTCGGAGGAGCAGATCAAAAGGGCCTACAGGAAGCTCGCTTTGAAGTATCATCCGGACAAGAACCAGGGAAATGAAGAGGCCAACATGAAATTTGCGGAGATCAATAATG CTTATGAAGTGCTCTCTGATGATGAGAAAAGGAAAATCTATGATCGGTATGGTGAAGAGGGACTGAAGCAGCATGCTGCTGGGGGTGGAAGAGGCCAAGGAATGAATATTCAAGACATTTTTAGCAG CTTCTTTGGGGGTGGtccaagagaagaggaggaagaggcaaTACCAAAAGGTGAtgatgttgttgttgaattggaTGCCACTTTGGAAGATTTATACATGGGAGGCACACTAAAG ATTTGGAGAGAGAAGAATGTCATCAAGTCAGCTCCTGGAAAGAGGCGCTGTAACTGCAAGAATGAAGTCTATCATAAGCAAATTGCTCCTGGAATGTTCCAACAAATGACTGAGTTG GTATGTGAAGAATGTCCCAATGTGAAATTTGTGCGAGAAGGCTTTTTTTTGACGGTGGATATTGAGAAGGGAATGCAGGATGGTCAA GAGGTGATGTTTTACGAGGATGGAGAACCCAAAATTGATGGTGAAGCTGGTGATTTGAAG TTCAGAATTCGAACAGCACCTCACGATCGCTTCAAAAGAGAAGGAAATGACTTGCATATGACAGTGACTATTAAATTG CTTGAAGCTCTTGTTGGTTTCGAGAAAGCCATCCAACATCTTGATGGACATCCGGTTGAAATAGGTAGCAAG GGTATCACTAAGCCTAAAGAGATCAGAAAGTTCAAAGGGGAAGGAATGCCTCTCCACCTGAACACCAAGAAAGGAGATTTGTACGTCACTTACGAAGTTCTATTCCCCAAGTCGCTAACCGAAGACCAGAAGACAAAGATCAAGGCAGCGCTTTCATAA
- the LOC122009357 gene encoding myb-related protein 308-like — protein sequence MATNDETLCLLEREGDAMVALEGDAYLPLGLLHPLLINSATLLSLYKRIEGDRPQSSGGLDRRRVINQSINQSMGRSPCCEKAHTNKGAWTKEEDDRLVAYIRAHGEGCWRSLPKAAGLLRCGKSCRLRWINYLRPDLKRGNFTDDEDELIIHLHALLGNKWSLIAARLPGRTDNEIKNYWNTHIRRKLLSRGVDPVTHRPIADSTEKKPPSAIGFMSNQTEVKKEDKTTSIPTPTAATSSSSEEYESPAWRRQRKPKLPDLNLELCIAPPFPSQLEGDRMLTKEEEEDQEQRRIEGFYFS from the exons ATGGCGACCAATGATGAGACGCTGTGCCTTTTGGAGCGAGAGGGTGACGCCATGGTGGCTCTTGAAGGCGACGCCTACCTTCCTCTCGGCCTTCTTCATCCCTTACTCATCAACTCGGCCACCCTCCTCTCTCTTTATAAGCGGATCGAGGGCGATCGGCCGCAGAGCAGCGGCGGATTAGATCGGCGGCGagtaatcaatcaatcaatcaatcagtcGATGGGGAGGTCGCCGTGCTGCGAGAAGGCGCACACGAACAAGGGGGCGTGGACGAAGGAGGAGGACGACCGGCTAGTCGCCTACATCCGAGCCCACGGCGAAGGCTGCTGGCGGTCGCTGCCCAAGGCCGCCGGCCTCCTCCGCTGCGGCAAGAGCTGCCGCCTCCGGTGGATCAACTACCTCCGCCCAGACCTCAAGCGCGGAAACTTCACCGACGACGAGGACGAGCTCATTATCCACCTCCACGCTCTCCTCGGCAACAA ATGGTCGCTGATAGCCGCGCGGCTGCCGGGGAGAACCGATAACGAGATCAAGAACTACTGGAACACTCACATCAGGAGGAAGCTACTGAGCAGGGGAGTCGATCCGGTGACTCACCGGCCGATCGCCGATTCGACCGAAAAGAAGCCTCCTTCCGCGATCGGATTCATGTCAAATCAAACGGAAGTCAAGAAGGAAGACAAGACCACCTCCATCCCCACCCCCACCGCCGCCACCAGCAGTAGCAGCGAGGAATATGAGTCCCCGGCATGGCGGCGGCAGCGGAAGCCCAAGTTGCCGGACCTCAACCTTGAGCTATGCATTGCGCCTCCCTTTCCCAGCCAGCTCGAAGGTGATCGAATGCTCacaaaggaagaggaagaagaccaaGAACAAAGAAGAATTGAAGGCTTCTACTTCAGCTGA
- the LOC122009360 gene encoding protein POLLENLESS 3-LIKE 2-like, translating into MSIVMKQQNRSVAPAAVIRPGAGVAVPHTVGLVQEVREIGRLNRAPDSPEAQASTDPEGARLQQKRTKMARSKGRKFQVTLEQEATRLLGNLGWALMQKEKYAEAAYRRAIQIGANRNKMCNLGICLTKQERIAEAKDTLKRARQVAADVDSLRSVDALLKAFERAQEMLRDLELKL; encoded by the exons ATGTCCATCGTAATGAAGCAACAAAACCGATCAGTCGCTCCGGCGGCTGTGATCCGACCAGGCGCAGGAGTCGCTGTACCACATACTGTTGGACTTGTACAAG AGGTGCGGGAGATTGGACGATTAAATCGCGCCCCTGATTCTCCTGAAGCACAGGCTTCAACTGATCCAGAAGGAGCTCGCCTTCAACAGAAGCGAACCAAGATGGCGCGATCGAAGGGGAGGAAGTTCCAGGTGACGCTGGAGCAGGAAGCCACCAGACTCCTG GGGAACTTGGGATGGGCGCTGATGCAGAAGGAGAAGTACGCGGAGGCGGCCTACCGGCGCGCCATTCAGATCGGCGCCAATCGCAATAAGATGTGCAACCTCGGCATCTGCCTGACGAAGCAGGAGCGTATCGCGGAGGCCAAGGACACGCTGAAGCGCGCGCGACAGGTGGCGGCAGACGTGGACAGCCTGCGCAGCGTGGATGCGCTCCTCAAGGCCTTCGAGAGAGCACAGGAGATGCTTCGGGATCTCGAATTGAAGCTCTAG